In a genomic window of Maricaulis maris MCS10:
- a CDS encoding flagellar hook assembly protein FlgD, which produces MVDAVSGLGATSPSLANSQTGLADNFEMFLTLLTEQMKNQDPLNPLDSTQFVNQLVDFSSVEQQIAQNQNLENLLLLQSAAAQSASVSYIGRVATALTPQAMLANGEASWEYNVPEEATTSSIIIRDEDDRIVARRDGETTAGTHDFTWDGLGDGGAALDDGVYSMEIIAQNADGDDLPVTIRAAAQVTGVDLSGSEVIVEMGGIRVPLSSVMSIKDANTT; this is translated from the coding sequence ATGGTAGATGCAGTCTCCGGCCTCGGTGCCACCAGCCCGTCTCTCGCGAATTCGCAGACCGGCCTGGCCGACAATTTCGAGATGTTCCTGACACTGCTCACCGAGCAGATGAAAAACCAGGATCCGCTCAACCCCTTGGACTCGACCCAGTTCGTCAACCAGCTGGTCGACTTCTCGAGCGTCGAGCAGCAGATCGCCCAGAACCAGAACCTGGAAAACCTGCTGCTGCTTCAGTCGGCCGCCGCCCAGAGTGCATCGGTCAGCTATATCGGTCGCGTCGCAACTGCGCTCACGCCGCAGGCCATGCTGGCCAATGGCGAGGCCAGCTGGGAGTACAATGTGCCGGAAGAGGCAACGACTTCTTCGATCATCATCCGCGATGAGGATGATCGCATCGTTGCCCGTCGCGACGGCGAAACCACCGCCGGCACGCACGATTTCACCTGGGATGGCCTGGGTGATGGAGGCGCGGCCCTCGATGACGGCGTCTACTCGATGGAAATCATCGCCCAGAATGCCGATGGCGACGATCTGCCTGTCACCATTCGCGCCGCCGCCCAGGTTACCGGTGTCGACCTGTCCGGGTCCGAAGTCATCGTGGAAATGGGCGGCATTCGCGTCCCGCTTTCCTCTGTCATGTCCATCAAGGACGCCAATACCACCTAA
- a CDS encoding flagellar hook-length control protein FliK yields the protein MSPNLTPANLLTNPGGAGGALAQPVPGTASGNQPVGAVTAASSAFALMVNANQAQSAASGAATVRSAAVTNISPLPLDASAPGATAPVNAAGPVNAAGVVPALESTSNAFAPSAAIPGLTDDTALADGDLLVEDIIPVTPVAPIAPTGSKSRVQVQDAITPANPTPSAATAATDKRVAAGKPVSEDILAKPGPTTPSPAASTPAAQTHPAATAPTANGATATTPPIATAAGTASSGSAAGASTGQPIEAAVRTPVQAAGATPTTAAQPAPADVATSTATSSATVTNTATNTVTTNTAAMAAPVTAQPAAPPRDGLPKAGPVEAKPATATAASSASGNAAAPAATTTVADTVRGPGDAADLTPLRQRGADTPALQTASSLAARPNPGTQGSPRSSSSVTSPATSGSAPSNSSTPTATVSDPAAALAATKDALPTAAQSGSPITPLPVALGDAQAQQTARLDGAALDAAVQAEADFNQSRMEGRLAADRSGSQMQRFTPHTTTQLAGQITKQVANGNRVFDIRLDPAELGKVDVRIELRADNRVHAVLTVERPETLNELQRSARDLERSLAEAGLELDENGLSFQMNDGQNPADDEGRDKGEALPIFTQTNELAQRAEDELSSRPRSAYGFLLSGRTGVDLQV from the coding sequence ATGTCGCCGAATCTGACCCCTGCGAATTTGCTGACCAACCCTGGCGGTGCCGGCGGCGCTTTGGCGCAACCCGTGCCGGGGACGGCCAGTGGAAACCAGCCGGTCGGAGCCGTGACGGCGGCGTCCTCTGCCTTCGCACTCATGGTGAACGCCAATCAGGCCCAGTCTGCTGCGTCAGGGGCGGCGACGGTCCGCAGTGCGGCTGTGACAAATATTTCTCCCCTGCCGCTGGATGCGAGCGCACCTGGCGCCACAGCCCCCGTCAATGCGGCAGGTCCCGTCAATGCAGCGGGTGTCGTCCCGGCGCTCGAATCCACGAGCAATGCTTTCGCCCCATCGGCCGCCATACCCGGTCTGACCGATGACACGGCCCTGGCCGACGGCGACCTGTTGGTCGAAGACATCATTCCCGTTACGCCAGTGGCACCGATTGCCCCGACCGGCAGCAAGTCCCGCGTACAGGTCCAGGACGCGATCACTCCGGCCAACCCGACGCCGTCGGCGGCGACCGCTGCTACCGACAAGCGCGTCGCAGCGGGCAAGCCGGTCTCCGAAGACATCCTGGCAAAGCCGGGCCCGACTACACCATCGCCCGCAGCGTCAACTCCCGCTGCACAGACCCATCCGGCGGCGACCGCTCCGACGGCCAATGGTGCCACTGCTACAACGCCACCGATCGCGACCGCAGCTGGCACAGCCAGCTCCGGCAGCGCGGCTGGCGCCTCTACCGGTCAACCGATCGAGGCGGCCGTCCGCACTCCGGTTCAAGCCGCTGGCGCGACACCAACAACTGCCGCTCAGCCCGCCCCGGCTGACGTCGCGACCAGCACTGCCACGAGCAGCGCCACTGTGACGAATACGGCCACGAATACGGTCACCACAAATACAGCAGCCATGGCAGCGCCAGTGACTGCTCAACCGGCGGCTCCACCAAGAGACGGGCTGCCCAAAGCAGGGCCGGTCGAGGCCAAGCCCGCGACCGCTACTGCGGCGTCATCGGCAAGTGGCAATGCCGCGGCTCCCGCGGCAACGACCACCGTTGCCGACACGGTTCGCGGCCCCGGCGATGCCGCCGATCTGACACCATTGCGCCAGCGCGGCGCCGACACACCCGCTCTGCAGACGGCCAGCAGCCTTGCCGCACGCCCGAATCCGGGCACGCAAGGCTCGCCCCGGTCGAGCAGCAGTGTCACAAGCCCGGCAACATCCGGCAGCGCGCCCTCGAATTCATCGACCCCGACCGCCACAGTCAGCGATCCGGCAGCCGCCCTGGCTGCAACCAAGGACGCCCTGCCGACGGCTGCCCAATCCGGTTCACCGATCACACCGCTGCCTGTGGCCCTGGGCGACGCCCAGGCGCAGCAGACCGCCAGGCTGGACGGCGCAGCGCTCGATGCGGCGGTCCAGGCCGAGGCCGACTTCAATCAGTCACGCATGGAGGGTCGCCTGGCTGCCGATCGAAGCGGCAGCCAGATGCAACGCTTCACGCCGCACACCACGACACAGCTGGCGGGCCAGATCACCAAGCAGGTCGCCAACGGCAACCGTGTCTTTGACATCCGGCTAGACCCCGCCGAATTGGGCAAGGTCGATGTGCGGATCGAATTGCGCGCCGACAACCGGGTCCACGCGGTACTGACCGTCGAGCGCCCCGAAACCCTCAACGAGTTGCAACGTTCGGCGCGCGACCTCGAACGCTCACTGGCGGAGGCCGGCCTTGAACTCGATGAGAACGGGCTGAGCTTCCAGATGAATGACGGGCAGAACCCGGCTGACGACGAGGGTCGCGACAAGGGCGAGGCTCTTCCGATCTTCACCCAGACCAATGAACTGGCCCAGCGCGCAGAGGATGAATTGTCCTCCCGTCCGCGCTCAGCCTACGGCTTCCTGCTGTCCGGGCGCACCGGCGTCGACTTGCAGGTCTAG
- the flgK gene encoding flagellar hook-associated protein FlgK: protein MSLSGILGNALSGLQASQAGLRASSNNVANVNTPGYARTIASVEARNVGGVAMGVQVNGIVRIVDRHLQLTSLRSISDASVTQTNATALDRLQSQFGNLDDSGSIFARLNASFTGLSQASVDPTLSVARLSAAADLDSFFTEAERLSGEIRTQRQEADSQINATLQRSNEILRELFDLNASVQSVASSGGDSSGAENRVSELLDELSQHMDVRADFQGNGRVVLRTTDGVLLLDNYPANLTYKVSGSGSYGVEYGKIYAESPNGGNPQELDSHITSGSLRALIDLRDHTLPDVAEELAEMTAGAADALNAAHNNSAAYPAPQTLTGRNTGLESTDSHNFTGATTLAVADSTGQLVRRIDVDFDAATYSVDGGAAVAFAGTVGDLAAALNTALAGVGSASFANGVLSVSASSANNGVAFLQDEVSPSDRGGRGLSHFFGLNDLVRSDKPGFFEIGMSAAEPHNFTTGTSLSFRVDTVNGKTAGSYTIPMVTGGSVGDIITALNDTTSGVGRYVTFALDSDGQLDYTANPGYEGFELALTGDDTSRGTSGVSFSDLFGIGLDARASRAEGFAVDTKIRADSSRLALGKLDIDAATVVGDYVLSSGDNRGGSALQAALSTPRAFDAAGSLATSTASLGDYTARIAGTIGSRAARAESEAASAATLQATAAQKRADVEGVSLDEELAAMTLYQQSYNAAARMLQAAKEMTDTLMGIV from the coding sequence ATGTCGTTGAGCGGTATTCTCGGCAACGCCCTTTCGGGTTTGCAGGCCAGCCAGGCCGGATTGCGGGCGTCCTCCAACAACGTCGCCAACGTCAACACGCCCGGCTATGCCCGGACCATTGCCAGTGTCGAGGCGCGCAATGTCGGTGGCGTCGCCATGGGCGTGCAGGTCAACGGCATTGTCCGCATCGTTGATCGACACCTCCAGCTGACATCCCTGCGCAGCATTTCCGATGCCAGTGTTACCCAGACCAATGCCACGGCGCTGGACCGCCTGCAGTCGCAATTCGGCAATCTCGATGACAGCGGCTCGATTTTCGCCCGTCTCAATGCGTCGTTCACCGGACTCTCCCAGGCCAGTGTTGATCCGACCCTGTCGGTTGCGCGCCTGTCGGCAGCAGCCGATCTCGACAGCTTTTTCACCGAGGCCGAGCGCCTGTCCGGCGAAATCCGCACGCAGCGGCAAGAGGCCGACTCCCAGATCAATGCGACGCTGCAGCGGTCCAATGAGATCCTGCGCGAGCTGTTTGATCTCAACGCCAGTGTGCAGAGCGTCGCATCGAGTGGTGGCGACAGTTCGGGGGCGGAAAACCGGGTGTCCGAACTGCTCGACGAATTGTCGCAACACATGGATGTCCGCGCCGATTTCCAGGGCAATGGCCGTGTCGTGCTGCGCACCACCGACGGTGTGCTGCTGCTCGACAACTATCCGGCCAACCTCACCTACAAGGTTTCCGGTTCCGGTTCCTACGGGGTGGAGTATGGCAAGATTTACGCGGAATCGCCCAATGGCGGTAATCCGCAGGAACTCGACAGCCACATCACCTCGGGGTCGCTACGGGCCTTGATCGACCTGCGTGACCATACGCTGCCGGATGTCGCCGAAGAACTGGCCGAAATGACCGCCGGCGCCGCTGACGCACTCAATGCGGCCCACAACAACTCCGCCGCCTATCCGGCCCCGCAGACCCTGACCGGTCGCAATACCGGGCTGGAAAGCACGGACTCCCACAATTTCACGGGCGCCACCACCCTGGCTGTCGCTGACAGCACGGGCCAGCTGGTGCGGCGCATCGACGTCGATTTCGACGCCGCCACCTATTCGGTGGATGGCGGAGCGGCGGTCGCCTTTGCCGGCACGGTTGGCGATCTCGCGGCGGCTCTGAATACCGCCCTGGCGGGGGTCGGCTCGGCGAGCTTTGCCAATGGGGTGCTGTCCGTGTCGGCCAGCTCCGCCAATAATGGCGTCGCCTTCCTGCAGGATGAAGTGTCACCGTCCGACCGGGGCGGGCGGGGCCTGTCGCACTTCTTCGGCCTGAATGATCTCGTGCGTTCCGACAAGCCGGGCTTCTTCGAGATCGGCATGTCAGCCGCAGAGCCCCACAATTTCACCACCGGCACGTCGCTCTCCTTCCGGGTCGACACGGTGAACGGCAAGACTGCCGGGAGCTACACGATCCCGATGGTCACGGGCGGTTCTGTCGGCGACATCATCACGGCGCTCAATGATACGACCAGTGGCGTGGGCCGCTACGTCACCTTTGCGCTGGATAGCGATGGCCAGCTCGATTACACGGCCAATCCCGGATACGAGGGTTTTGAGCTGGCGCTGACGGGCGATGACACCTCTCGTGGCACGAGCGGGGTCTCCTTTTCCGACCTGTTCGGCATTGGGCTGGATGCCCGGGCCTCACGCGCTGAAGGGTTCGCCGTCGATACCAAAATCCGGGCCGACTCATCACGTCTCGCACTGGGCAAGCTCGACATCGACGCCGCGACCGTGGTCGGTGATTACGTGCTGTCTTCCGGTGACAATCGCGGCGGCTCTGCCCTGCAGGCAGCCCTGTCGACGCCGCGTGCCTTTGATGCCGCCGGTTCGCTGGCCACCTCGACCGCCAGCCTGGGCGACTACACCGCCCGGATTGCCGGCACGATCGGTTCGCGCGCGGCCCGCGCCGAGAGCGAGGCCGCTTCGGCGGCGACGCTGCAGGCAACAGCCGCCCAGAAACGGGCCGATGTCGAGGGGGTCAGCCTCGACGAGGAACTGGCAGCGATGACGCTCTACCAGCAATCCTACAATGCCGCCGCGCGCATGCTGCAGGCGGCCAAGGAAATGACCGATACCCTGATGGGCATCGTCTAG
- a CDS encoding flagellin has product MTRVSTFAANQSALMDLMKAQKAVFDAQKQLTTGKLATDLKGVGHQAETLSATRAALQRADAYEEAAIRTEARLESQDVAMGRMADAITDLRLAVTSKDGDYTMHQVREAFNAIANSLNTQHAGTYVFGGTRTDTPPVSTNDLNDLVAMGSASEAFVNNDRRPQVQLDQNLTIETGMLASDVGGEVFDSFKRIADFDAGANGPFGRPLSAAQETFLNGEIQNVITALDNIYTKIGENGAAQANVETVKNSHSDRQVFLQQMLSDLEDVDMAEAATRFQAAQTALDVSAKTFSSLSQVSLLNFLR; this is encoded by the coding sequence ATGACCCGTGTTTCCACCTTCGCCGCCAACCAGAGCGCCCTGATGGACCTGATGAAGGCCCAGAAGGCGGTGTTCGACGCGCAGAAACAATTGACCACCGGCAAACTCGCCACCGACCTCAAGGGCGTCGGTCACCAGGCCGAGACCCTGTCCGCCACCCGCGCCGCCCTGCAGCGCGCCGATGCCTATGAGGAGGCCGCGATCCGCACCGAGGCCCGGCTCGAGAGCCAGGATGTTGCGATGGGGCGGATGGCCGATGCGATCACCGACCTGCGCCTCGCCGTGACCTCGAAGGATGGCGATTACACGATGCATCAGGTCCGCGAGGCCTTCAATGCGATCGCCAACTCGCTCAATACCCAGCACGCCGGCACCTATGTGTTCGGTGGTACGCGCACCGATACGCCGCCCGTTTCGACCAATGATCTCAACGATCTGGTCGCGATGGGCTCGGCATCCGAGGCCTTCGTCAACAATGATCGCCGTCCGCAGGTCCAGCTCGACCAGAATCTGACCATCGAGACCGGCATGCTGGCCAGTGATGTCGGCGGTGAGGTGTTTGACAGCTTCAAGCGCATCGCCGATTTCGACGCCGGTGCGAACGGACCTTTCGGCAGACCGCTCAGCGCGGCCCAGGAAACCTTCCTCAATGGCGAGATCCAGAACGTCATCACGGCGCTGGACAATATCTACACCAAGATCGGTGAGAATGGTGCTGCCCAGGCGAATGTCGAAACGGTCAAGAATTCGCACAGCGACCGTCAGGTCTTCCTGCAGCAGATGCTGTCTGACCTCGAGGATGTCGACATGGCCGAAGCCGCCACCCGCTTCCAGGCTGCCCAGACAGCCCTCGACGTCTCCGCCAAGACCTTCTCCTCGCTCAGCCAGGTTTCCCTGCTGAACTTCCTGAGGTAA
- the mnmA gene encoding tRNA 2-thiouridine(34) synthase MnmA, with protein MTTDLTGRARAQADDLISRLGLAGDPLGLGGNPGDHRVVVAMSGGVDSSVTAALLHHLGYDVVGVTLQLYDHGAAMAKKGACCAGQDIYDAKRVAEACGFRHYVLDYESRFREAVIEEFADTYLAGFTPIPCVRCNQTVKFADLLTTARQLGAVCMATGHYIQRVDGPNGAELRRAADAGKDQSYFLFATTHDQLDFLRFPLGHLNKDQTRELAEAFGLIVADKPDSQDICFVPNGRYVDIVEKVRPGASRPGEIVHVDGRVLGTHEGVIRYTVGQRRGLKIAVGDPLYVVRLDAAKAEVVVGPREALEIDTIALKDINWLGDEAPLDGAPVRVKVRSTRPPVPAALSVDGDDIRVVLARGEEGVAPGQACVFYSSDDEDRVLGGGWITSTSGGSGGSSGVRLIG; from the coding sequence ATGACGACCGACCTTACCGGCCGCGCTCGTGCGCAGGCCGATGATCTCATTTCACGTTTGGGACTCGCCGGCGATCCGCTGGGGCTGGGTGGCAATCCCGGTGACCATCGCGTCGTGGTGGCCATGTCCGGCGGTGTCGACAGCTCGGTGACCGCGGCGCTGCTGCATCATCTCGGCTATGACGTCGTCGGCGTGACGCTGCAGCTCTATGATCACGGCGCCGCCATGGCCAAGAAGGGCGCCTGTTGTGCCGGCCAGGACATTTACGACGCCAAGCGCGTCGCCGAGGCCTGCGGCTTTCGCCATTATGTGCTCGATTATGAAAGCCGCTTCCGCGAGGCGGTGATCGAGGAGTTTGCCGACACCTATCTGGCCGGCTTCACGCCCATCCCCTGCGTGCGCTGCAACCAGACCGTCAAATTCGCCGACCTTCTGACCACCGCCCGCCAATTGGGCGCGGTGTGCATGGCGACGGGGCACTACATCCAGCGCGTCGACGGGCCCAATGGGGCAGAGCTCCGCCGCGCCGCCGATGCCGGCAAGGACCAGTCCTATTTCCTGTTCGCGACCACGCATGACCAGCTCGACTTCCTGCGCTTTCCACTGGGTCATCTGAACAAGGACCAGACGCGGGAACTGGCCGAGGCCTTCGGGCTCATCGTCGCCGACAAGCCGGACAGCCAGGACATCTGCTTCGTGCCCAATGGCCGCTATGTCGACATTGTCGAGAAAGTCCGCCCCGGCGCCTCGCGTCCCGGCGAGATCGTGCATGTCGATGGCCGGGTTCTGGGCACACATGAGGGCGTGATCCGCTACACGGTCGGCCAGCGCCGCGGCCTCAAGATCGCCGTCGGTGATCCGCTCTATGTGGTCCGTCTCGATGCCGCCAAGGCCGAAGTGGTCGTCGGCCCGCGCGAAGCGCTGGAAATCGACACGATCGCCCTCAAGGACATCAACTGGCTGGGCGATGAGGCCCCGCTGGACGGCGCACCCGTGCGGGTGAAGGTCCGCTCCACCCGCCCGCCGGTTCCCGCCGCCCTGTCGGTCGACGGCGATGATATCCGCGTGGTGCTTGCCAGGGGCGAGGAAGGCGTGGCGCCGGGCCAGGCTTGCGTCTTCTATTCGTCTGATGACGAGGACCGGGTGCTGGGCGGTGGCTGGATCACCAGCACCAGCGGCGGGAGTGGTGGTTCGAGCGGGGTTCGGTTGATCGGCTGA
- a CDS encoding sel1 repeat family protein: MRIFLILFFSVVLAPMARAQPESPDPAPFIAACEAGDGFSCLYAYGVQQRADSRFWLTDEGVALFVRGCEVGSDRACWVFERINTPNPYGPIRYDRARYLPIALSGCERGSSMACWQAAGFFEDGSVADRERGEALARQSCEAGFSDGCARQADLLASLDRNALEASRAACYGNRVGRMRKLGDCQVVCAEGDGTACYELALMYHRGRDGAQTMRRDAGQARELFARACELGEEAACGR; the protein is encoded by the coding sequence ATGCGTATTTTCCTGATCCTTTTCTTCAGCGTCGTGCTGGCCCCGATGGCCCGGGCGCAACCGGAGAGCCCCGATCCGGCGCCCTTTATTGCTGCCTGCGAAGCGGGTGACGGGTTTTCCTGTCTTTACGCCTATGGCGTCCAGCAGCGCGCCGACAGTCGTTTCTGGCTGACCGATGAGGGCGTGGCCCTGTTTGTGCGCGGTTGCGAGGTCGGGTCGGACCGGGCCTGCTGGGTGTTCGAGCGCATCAACACGCCGAACCCGTATGGGCCGATCCGTTATGACCGCGCGCGCTATCTGCCCATCGCCCTGTCAGGCTGTGAACGCGGCAGTTCGATGGCGTGCTGGCAGGCGGCGGGCTTTTTCGAGGATGGCAGTGTGGCCGATCGCGAGCGCGGCGAGGCGCTGGCCCGCCAGTCCTGCGAGGCCGGCTTTTCCGATGGCTGTGCCCGGCAGGCCGATCTGCTGGCCTCGCTGGACCGCAATGCACTGGAGGCCTCACGGGCGGCCTGCTACGGCAATCGTGTCGGCCGGATGCGCAAGCTGGGTGATTGCCAAGTGGTGTGCGCCGAGGGCGACGGGACGGCGTGCTACGAGCTGGCCCTGATGTATCACCGCGGCCGCGACGGCGCCCAGACCATGCGCCGCGATGCCGGACAGGCGCGCGAGCTGTTCGCGCGGGCTTGCGAGCTGGGTGAAGAGGCGGCGTGCGGGCGTTAG
- a CDS encoding tetratricopeptide repeat protein, which produces MRKLIVILPLLLAATGLSGAGWAGQPDRALIDACTDDGSAGNDAPECAAACDKGHADSCTRFAYGRARNRTESGEFVLPRAELLSELSQACEMGSATACRILLDRSHERAGPPVFIRGDGGAQTLSLTIEAWWPRFDDTEIVRLVERVCELDPTQCSQVSRYHTNRVLLPRNYHLARQLLLSGCERGSGEACFNLSHTYYHRLAVPGRDLDPVLAVRYLRLGCVLFEPRSCLRLAIHLEQGLGVDPDPEAAADLRLLTCFRPEPDYCSNLAHLVTDGSEVEMSADDMRQVVESLEND; this is translated from the coding sequence ATGCGCAAATTGATCGTCATACTGCCGCTGCTGCTGGCCGCGACTGGCCTGTCCGGCGCCGGCTGGGCAGGGCAGCCGGATCGCGCGCTGATTGACGCTTGCACTGACGATGGCAGCGCCGGCAATGACGCCCCGGAATGCGCCGCAGCCTGCGACAAGGGACACGCGGATTCTTGCACCCGTTTTGCGTACGGGCGGGCCCGGAATCGCACAGAGAGCGGTGAATTTGTGCTGCCAAGGGCCGAACTCCTGTCCGAACTTTCGCAGGCGTGTGAGATGGGCAGTGCGACGGCTTGCAGGATATTGCTCGACAGGTCCCATGAGCGCGCGGGTCCGCCCGTGTTCATTCGGGGAGACGGTGGTGCGCAGACCCTTTCGTTAACGATCGAGGCCTGGTGGCCCCGGTTTGACGACACCGAGATTGTGCGATTGGTCGAGCGGGTGTGCGAACTGGACCCGACCCAGTGTAGCCAAGTGTCGAGATATCACACAAACCGGGTGCTTCTTCCCCGCAACTATCACCTGGCGCGCCAACTGTTGCTCAGCGGATGTGAGCGTGGAAGTGGCGAAGCCTGTTTCAACCTGTCTCATACCTATTATCACCGGCTGGCGGTGCCGGGGCGCGACCTCGATCCTGTCCTTGCCGTGCGCTATTTACGCTTGGGGTGCGTCCTTTTTGAGCCGCGATCCTGTTTGCGACTGGCCATCCATCTGGAACAAGGCCTGGGTGTGGACCCTGATCCCGAGGCTGCGGCCGACTTGCGCCTATTGACGTGTTTTCGGCCCGAACCTGACTATTGCAGCAATCTGGCCCACTTGGTGACGGATGGGTCTGAGGTTGAAATGTCAGCTGATGATATGAGGCAGGTCGTCGAAAGCCTCGAAAATGATTGA